Proteins from a genomic interval of Flavobacteriales bacterium:
- a CDS encoding DUF479 domain-containing protein, with translation MNPKFDVLNFLGHIFLTPDDDELLLGNFIADSVKGNPEKHFNGKVADGIRFHRAIDAFTDSHPLVKQGIERFRETQGRYAPVVIDVVYDHVLASNWKEFHAEDLHDFTQSVYKRLDGQKHLFPTRVQQYFPFMRQQNWLYNYQFEWGLIKSLQGLDRRSSTETQMHLAVDVYRAFNQQFLEEFREFIAEARQHLTASTK, from the coding sequence GTGAATCCTAAATTTGATGTTTTGAACTTCCTCGGCCACATTTTTCTCACACCTGACGATGACGAATTGCTGCTGGGCAACTTCATTGCCGACTCGGTGAAAGGAAATCCCGAAAAGCACTTTAATGGAAAAGTGGCCGATGGCATTCGTTTTCACCGCGCCATCGATGCGTTTACAGATTCACATCCGCTGGTTAAGCAGGGAATTGAACGTTTCCGCGAAACGCAAGGACGCTATGCACCCGTGGTGATCGATGTGGTGTACGACCACGTGCTGGCCAGCAATTGGAAGGAATTCCACGCAGAGGATCTGCACGATTTCACGCAGTCTGTCTACAAGCGACTGGATGGGCAAAAACACCTCTTCCCAACGCGTGTTCAGCAATACTTTCCATTCATGCGGCAGCAGAATTGGCTGTACAATTATCAGTTTGAGTGGGGGCTGATAAAGTCACTACAAGGCTTGGACAGGCGTTCTTCAACCGAAACCCAAATGCACCTCGCGGTGGATGTTTATCGCGCATTCAATCAGCAGTTTTTGGAGGAGTTCAGGGAGTTTATTGCTGAGGCACGGCAACATCTTACGGCCTCAACGAAGTAA
- a CDS encoding T9SS type A sorting domain-containing protein, giving the protein MKNNYFLLLIAAMFAGQLQAQTVTRGPYLQFPTSSSMKVMWRTDVATPARVYYGPTLATVMDNQVDVSTSETDHTVNITGLDPFTEYYFAVSDGSTVLAGADDNHRFRTSPEIGTVQPIRVWCIGDFGKGNEKQMAVKQSMLDHVGDDLPDFWMWLGDNVYDNGTDEEYSTKVFDSIYGYSEIFPRIPFMPCPGNHDYGSVLSLTTGADPTTHHGPYYDLVDVPTNGEIGGVPSNYELYYSFDYGNVHFMSLNSEIGSVTPLQPSWDWTGANPLFSFNGSPFTDWMEADLAANDKPWVVAFIHQPPYTAGSHESTAFYEVYMQAVRENLVPILESYGVDVLITGHSHVYERSYLIHGYYSNNLSDFDPNVHVVNSSSGRLSEGTPYVKYVDGPNPNYGTLYVVQGNSGSSESSASLDHPAMYTGHACDTCVGSTMLYANGDTLSGYYLTKDGEILDDWTILKTHFTGIEEAKSGSPITNVMVSPNPFTQQTKFSFDLKTNLKANVELTDMTGRLIHSFHSGEMAAGKHTYSIDAQTLGLGKGVYLVRVITGKRQAVARLIKVE; this is encoded by the coding sequence ATGAAGAACAATTACTTCCTTCTGTTGATCGCTGCGATGTTCGCAGGCCAACTCCAAGCGCAGACCGTTACGCGCGGACCCTATCTGCAGTTTCCTACTTCAAGTAGTATGAAGGTGATGTGGCGCACCGATGTGGCCACCCCAGCTCGCGTCTATTATGGACCCACGCTGGCCACCGTTATGGACAATCAGGTGGATGTGTCCACTTCGGAAACAGACCACACGGTCAACATCACAGGACTTGACCCATTTACCGAATATTATTTCGCTGTGAGCGATGGCTCTACGGTTTTGGCGGGGGCCGATGACAATCATCGCTTCAGAACCTCGCCAGAGATCGGAACGGTGCAACCCATTCGTGTTTGGTGCATCGGAGATTTCGGAAAAGGCAACGAGAAGCAGATGGCTGTGAAACAATCCATGTTGGATCATGTAGGAGATGACCTACCTGATTTCTGGATGTGGTTGGGCGATAACGTGTATGACAACGGAACCGATGAGGAATATTCCACCAAGGTGTTCGATTCCATTTATGGTTATTCGGAGATATTCCCGCGTATTCCGTTCATGCCCTGTCCTGGAAACCACGATTATGGTTCGGTGCTGAGCCTGACCACGGGTGCCGATCCTACCACGCATCATGGTCCGTATTACGACCTTGTGGATGTGCCTACCAATGGCGAGATCGGTGGCGTTCCATCCAATTACGAACTCTATTATTCATTCGATTACGGCAATGTTCACTTCATGTCATTGAACTCAGAGATAGGTTCGGTTACACCGCTCCAACCATCTTGGGACTGGACAGGTGCCAACCCACTTTTCTCGTTCAATGGTTCTCCTTTCACCGATTGGATGGAGGCCGATCTTGCTGCCAACGATAAGCCGTGGGTGGTGGCATTTATCCACCAGCCTCCGTACACGGCAGGTTCGCATGAGTCAACGGCTTTTTACGAAGTGTACATGCAGGCCGTGCGCGAGAATCTTGTTCCCATATTGGAAAGTTACGGTGTGGATGTGCTGATTACGGGTCACAGCCATGTTTATGAGCGATCATACCTCATCCATGGATATTACAGCAACAACCTTTCGGATTTCGACCCGAATGTGCATGTGGTCAATTCATCCAGCGGAAGACTTTCTGAAGGAACTCCGTATGTGAAATATGTAGATGGTCCGAACCCGAACTACGGAACCTTGTATGTAGTGCAGGGGAATTCTGGTAGCAGCGAGAGTTCAGCCAGCCTCGATCATCCGGCCATGTACACAGGCCATGCCTGCGATACCTGCGTGGGCTCGACCATGCTTTATGCGAACGGTGACACGCTTTCGGGCTATTACTTGACCAAGGATGGCGAGATATTGGATGATTGGACCATTCTGAAAACGCACTTTACTGGAATTGAGGAGGCAAAATCAGGTTCACCGATCACGAATGTGATGGTCTCTCCCAATCCATTCACACAGCAGACCAAGTTCTCGTTTGACCTGAAGACAAACCTGAAAGCCAATGTGGAACTGACCGACATGACGGGACGACTCATTCATTCGTTCCATTCAGGTGAAATGGCGGCTGGCAAGCACACCTATTCGATAGATGCACAGACGCTTGGTCTTGGAAAAGGAGTTTACCTTGTGCGCGTGATCACAGGGAAACGACAGGCCGTGGCTCGCCTCATCAAAGTAGAATAA
- a CDS encoding tRNA-binding protein, translated as METASFEDFQQLDIRVGTIVHAEPFTDAKKAAYKLTIDFGSLGQKNSSAQITAIYALDDLKGRQVMAVVNFPVKRIAGFKSEVLVLGIINEEKEVVLLKPEGEIANGSVVR; from the coding sequence ATGGAAACGGCCTCCTTCGAAGACTTTCAGCAGCTTGACATCCGTGTTGGAACCATTGTGCATGCTGAGCCATTCACAGATGCCAAAAAAGCTGCTTACAAACTGACCATCGATTTTGGTTCGTTGGGTCAAAAGAACAGCAGCGCACAGATCACCGCGATCTATGCATTGGATGACCTCAAAGGCCGTCAAGTAATGGCTGTGGTCAATTTCCCCGTGAAACGCATCGCTGGTTTTAAGAGTGAGGTGCTGGTACTCGGAATCATCAACGAAGAGAAAGAGGTGGTACTGCTGAAACCCGAAGGGGAGATCGCGAACGGTTCGGTGGTCAGATGA
- the nhaC gene encoding Na+/H+ antiporter NhaC: protein MTNAKQPSLLQSFIPLIFLVGLLGTNVAFYGDNSLGGANQMALLLSAGVAAIVSMLNGHRWDDLFDGVVTSISSALPALIILLMIGALAGTWLISGVVPAMIYYGLDILNPTIFLFATTIVCSIVSLATGSSWTTVATVGVALMGIGRILGFSDGMIAGAIISGAYFGDKMSPLSDTTNLAPAMAGTDLITHIRHMMWTTVPSITITALLFLILGFTSGSGADLAGVEALQSAIGSKFNISLWLFLVPVAVIALIVKKVPAVPALLVGSILGGLFAIFMQPQIIQELAAEGATFAKASYMVVIDAMTTDVSITSGNEVADELLSSGGMNGMLGTVWLIICAMTFGGVMEANGMLERIAQSILKLAHTTGSLIAATAGTCVVFNVTASDQYLAIVVPGRMFAKEYKNRELAPENLSRALEDSGTVTSALVPWNTCGAYHSGVLGVATGTYLPFAFFNLISPLMTMLFGYMGWKINALAKKNEA, encoded by the coding sequence ATGACGAACGCCAAACAGCCCTCTTTGTTGCAATCATTCATTCCGCTCATCTTTCTGGTGGGATTGCTGGGTACCAATGTGGCGTTCTATGGCGATAACTCTTTGGGCGGAGCCAACCAGATGGCGTTGCTGCTTTCGGCAGGTGTGGCGGCCATTGTTTCCATGCTCAATGGCCATCGTTGGGATGATCTTTTTGATGGTGTGGTGACGAGCATTTCCAGTGCCCTGCCCGCATTGATCATTCTGCTGATGATCGGGGCATTGGCAGGAACATGGCTCATCAGTGGAGTTGTACCGGCCATGATCTATTACGGTCTCGACATTCTCAATCCCACAATTTTTCTGTTTGCCACAACCATCGTCTGTTCCATTGTGTCGCTGGCCACAGGAAGTTCTTGGACCACGGTGGCAACGGTGGGTGTGGCTTTGATGGGAATCGGGCGTATTCTCGGTTTCAGCGATGGAATGATCGCGGGTGCCATTATCTCTGGTGCGTACTTCGGGGATAAGATGTCGCCACTTTCAGACACAACGAATTTGGCACCTGCCATGGCCGGTACGGATCTGATCACGCACATTCGCCACATGATGTGGACAACCGTTCCTTCCATTACTATCACCGCATTGCTGTTTCTTATCCTTGGATTCACATCGGGTTCGGGAGCCGATCTTGCAGGAGTTGAGGCGCTTCAATCGGCCATCGGTTCCAAGTTCAATATCAGTCTGTGGCTGTTTCTTGTTCCCGTAGCGGTAATTGCACTCATTGTGAAGAAAGTTCCTGCGGTTCCTGCGTTGCTTGTAGGTTCCATTCTTGGCGGCCTGTTCGCCATTTTCATGCAACCGCAGATCATTCAGGAATTGGCGGCCGAGGGCGCAACCTTCGCCAAAGCATCTTATATGGTCGTTATTGATGCGATGACAACCGATGTTTCCATCACTTCGGGCAATGAAGTGGCTGATGAACTGCTGAGTTCTGGAGGAATGAACGGCATGCTCGGAACGGTTTGGTTGATCATCTGTGCCATGACATTCGGTGGCGTAATGGAAGCCAATGGCATGCTTGAGCGTATTGCACAGTCCATCCTGAAATTGGCGCACACAACAGGTTCGTTGATCGCTGCGACTGCTGGTACGTGCGTGGTTTTCAACGTAACGGCATCTGACCAATATTTGGCCATTGTGGTGCCTGGCCGCATGTTCGCCAAGGAGTACAAGAACCGTGAGCTTGCTCCCGAAAACCTCAGCCGCGCCTTGGAAGATAGTGGAACGGTCACCTCAGCTCTGGTTCCATGGAACACTTGCGGAGCGTATCATTCGGGCGTACTGGGTGTGGCTACAGGAACGTATCTTCCATTTGCATTCTTCAATCTCATCAGCCCATTGATGACGATGCTTTTCGGCTACATGGGATGGAAAATAAATGCACTTGCTAAGAAGAATGAAGCCTGA
- a CDS encoding redoxin family protein has product MTRLFPIAALLLVNTTWAQQFHFSGTIKGMADQPLYVTYPADYFGNTWQDEIAVSGNSFGKKVNVPASGWMKLSYNDKDREVYVWKYEDSLRIQFDSMFLEDDQTVKFGGDGAAINGFAAQMKEEFGSRLSVKWLEEQAKDATNIDAMEMDAFKLRNDAVFALEKFEPKLSDAFIKAYKNHLGYYYYLSLFKFSEMKTASSSIPKATEIPKVLIENLSWERMNMAKELDSEFFRELLIQFVDYKALEEYDFMKFADRQAAVQAAFNTARENLKGESLQYFLTKTMLQNAKNVQPSLLRQMRDHLAGTQQSEVFVKLVEDSLAERLKAKDDEVEVAVTDEQKTDHDAIDIEVQGLDGKTFKLSDLRGKVVYLDIWASWCGPCRKEFPHSKALKESLSKKELKNIEFLYISIDNTETVWKLAIEELGIEGKHGLSKGGWGSEVTSKFGVNSIPRYLIFDKKGKVVDQNAPRPSDPRLLEILKKLAEQ; this is encoded by the coding sequence ATGACAAGACTCTTTCCGATTGCTGCGCTCTTGCTGGTAAACACCACGTGGGCGCAGCAATTTCATTTTAGTGGAACCATCAAAGGCATGGCCGATCAGCCTTTGTACGTCACTTATCCTGCTGATTATTTCGGGAATACGTGGCAGGATGAGATTGCGGTTTCGGGAAATTCGTTCGGCAAGAAGGTCAACGTTCCCGCTTCGGGTTGGATGAAACTCAGCTACAACGACAAGGACCGCGAGGTTTACGTGTGGAAGTATGAGGATTCGCTTCGCATCCAGTTCGATTCCATGTTCTTGGAAGATGATCAGACCGTAAAATTCGGTGGAGATGGAGCGGCCATCAACGGTTTTGCTGCGCAGATGAAAGAGGAGTTCGGTAGCAGATTATCCGTCAAGTGGTTGGAAGAACAGGCCAAGGACGCCACCAACATCGATGCGATGGAAATGGACGCTTTCAAACTTCGGAATGATGCCGTTTTCGCATTGGAGAAGTTCGAACCGAAGCTTTCGGATGCCTTCATCAAAGCATACAAGAACCATCTTGGGTACTACTATTACCTCTCGCTGTTCAAGTTTTCGGAAATGAAAACCGCCAGCAGTTCCATTCCCAAGGCCACAGAAATTCCGAAGGTGTTGATCGAGAACCTCTCATGGGAACGCATGAACATGGCCAAGGAACTCGATAGCGAGTTCTTTCGCGAGTTGCTCATCCAGTTTGTGGATTACAAGGCATTGGAGGAATATGATTTCATGAAGTTTGCCGACCGTCAAGCGGCTGTTCAGGCAGCGTTCAATACGGCCCGCGAAAACCTGAAAGGCGAATCGCTGCAGTATTTCCTCACCAAGACCATGCTGCAAAATGCCAAGAATGTGCAGCCATCGCTACTGCGCCAAATGCGCGACCATTTGGCAGGAACGCAGCAGTCGGAAGTATTCGTGAAACTGGTGGAAGACAGCTTGGCTGAACGCCTCAAGGCGAAGGATGATGAAGTGGAAGTGGCCGTTACAGATGAACAGAAGACCGATCACGATGCGATAGATATTGAGGTGCAGGGATTGGATGGCAAAACCTTCAAACTCTCCGATCTGCGCGGCAAAGTGGTTTACTTGGACATCTGGGCCAGTTGGTGCGGGCCGTGCCGAAAGGAATTCCCGCATTCAAAAGCGTTGAAGGAAAGTCTTTCCAAGAAGGAATTGAAGAACATTGAGTTCCTCTACATTTCCATCGACAACACCGAAACCGTTTGGAAACTGGCCATCGAGGAATTGGGAATTGAAGGAAAACATGGCCTTTCAAAAGGCGGTTGGGGTTCGGAGGTCACTTCCAAATTCGGTGTGAACAGCATTCCGCGCTACCTCATTTTCGATAAGAAGGGAAAGGTGGTAGATCAGAACGCCCCGCGCCCAAGTGACCCACGTCTGCTGGAAATTCTGAAGAAATTGGCGGAGCAGTAG
- a CDS encoding T9SS type A sorting domain-containing protein, which translates to MKKILMSVMLWSCGTCMAQDGANDLSFDPGSGANDYVHEITVQPDGKILVAGEFTQFNGAAVNRIVRLNSDGSIDGTFNSGTGADGRIRECVLQSDGKILIGGGFSNYNGVGRQGIARLNVDGSLDQTFDPGSGAFSIKAIAIQPDGKMIIGGSFWSYNGTSRNSVARINSDGSLDLSFGSSVGGADQDVVSICLQSDGKVVIVGEFTTYDFIDRNNVARLNSNGTLDATFDPGSGADIAILTCAIQNDGKILLGGLFYSYNGIQVENLARVNSDGSLDATFLSGSGPDNGVDQIALDDSERIIIVGTFTDYDGNTRVKVARILESGTADPTFNPGTGATGPSSGTDAVAIQSDGKILIGGNFTSYNGVSRNGIARIQSSIPVGQTEVTAFDQLPIEFYPNPVSDILYLKHKGTAGFQVDIYTCLGKLVESFADVNKIDVSGLSDGVYLLKMRNPMTSVETIERLIISP; encoded by the coding sequence ATGAAAAAAATATTGATGTCGGTAATGCTATGGTCTTGCGGAACTTGTATGGCACAAGACGGAGCCAATGACCTATCCTTTGACCCTGGTTCTGGAGCTAACGACTATGTCCACGAAATAACCGTTCAACCAGATGGTAAAATACTGGTAGCTGGAGAGTTCACGCAGTTTAATGGAGCCGCTGTAAATCGCATAGTCCGTCTAAACTCTGATGGTAGCATTGATGGAACTTTTAATTCAGGGACTGGCGCAGACGGACGAATCAGAGAGTGTGTACTTCAGTCTGATGGCAAAATTTTAATTGGTGGTGGTTTTTCGAATTACAATGGTGTTGGTAGGCAAGGTATTGCTAGACTGAATGTGGATGGTAGTCTTGATCAAACTTTCGACCCTGGTTCTGGAGCATTTTCTATCAAAGCGATAGCTATACAACCAGACGGGAAGATGATTATTGGAGGAAGCTTCTGGAGTTACAATGGGACTTCAAGAAACAGCGTTGCCAGAATCAACAGTGACGGCAGTTTAGATTTAAGTTTTGGAAGCAGTGTGGGCGGGGCTGATCAAGATGTGGTTAGCATCTGTCTACAAAGCGATGGAAAGGTTGTGATAGTAGGTGAGTTCACAACATATGATTTCATCGATCGGAACAACGTAGCTCGACTTAATTCCAACGGAACTCTTGATGCAACATTTGATCCAGGCTCTGGTGCTGACATAGCTATTCTTACCTGTGCGATACAAAATGACGGTAAGATCTTACTTGGAGGTTTGTTCTATTCTTACAATGGAATTCAGGTAGAAAACTTAGCTAGAGTAAATTCTGATGGAAGTCTTGATGCCACGTTCTTATCAGGGTCTGGTCCGGATAATGGTGTCGACCAAATTGCTTTGGATGACTCTGAAAGAATAATAATCGTGGGTACATTTACCGATTACGATGGCAATACAAGAGTTAAAGTTGCCCGAATACTGGAGAGTGGAACTGCTGACCCAACGTTCAATCCAGGTACTGGTGCAACAGGCCCTAGCTCTGGTACTGACGCGGTAGCAATTCAAAGTGACGGAAAAATCCTTATTGGGGGCAATTTCACTTCCTACAATGGGGTTTCGAGAAATGGAATTGCCCGAATACAGTCTTCAATTCCAGTTGGGCAAACGGAGGTAACGGCCTTTGACCAATTGCCCATTGAGTTTTATCCCAACCCAGTATCCGACATCTTGTATTTAAAGCACAAAGGTACAGCAGGTTTTCAAGTAGACATTTATACATGCCTTGGCAAACTTGTAGAATCATTTGCCGATGTCAATAAGATTGATGTTAGCGGATTATCAGACGGAGTATATCTATTGAAGATGCGAAACCCAATGACTTCCGTAGAGACAATAGAGCGGTTGATAATTAGTCCGTAG
- a CDS encoding DUF4920 domain-containing protein: protein MKYIVPIFSLLLLAACGEHKTEEHAEEAQEEAAAANTGWFGEEFEVAEAVAPADVPALMNDSSSNEFIVEGTIQECCQKKGCWMKVDMGDGESMRVSFKDYGFFVPKDAGGKTMLMKGVAMYDTIPVDMLKHLAEDAGKTQEEIDAITRPELALTFEATGVLIK, encoded by the coding sequence ATGAAATACATCGTTCCCATCTTCTCCCTGCTGCTGCTTGCAGCCTGTGGCGAACACAAGACCGAAGAGCATGCCGAAGAAGCTCAGGAAGAAGCCGCTGCGGCCAACACAGGTTGGTTCGGGGAAGAATTTGAAGTGGCCGAAGCTGTTGCTCCTGCCGATGTTCCAGCATTGATGAATGATTCATCAAGCAACGAATTCATTGTGGAAGGCACCATTCAGGAATGCTGCCAGAAGAAAGGCTGCTGGATGAAAGTGGACATGGGAGATGGCGAGAGCATGCGCGTTTCCTTTAAAGATTACGGGTTCTTCGTTCCGAAGGATGCTGGCGGAAAGACCATGCTGATGAAAGGCGTGGCTATGTACGATACCATTCCGGTGGACATGTTGAAGCATTTGGCCGAAGATGCAGGAAAAACGCAGGAAGAAATTGATGCCATCACACGTCCAGAATTGGCATTGACATTTGAAGCAACAGGCGTTCTTATCAAGTGA
- a CDS encoding SpoIID/LytB domain-containing protein — protein MVKVKKAVVHEQETTVRHLMISCWKRCLLLSFSTFVLFSNSAQAQEITIGLMPRKAISSVLFSPSSGTYVLLNENADTLYRFRSDDAMSVSVLGDRLLVKSPYGLNDTVVKLSVVGSGISPSFRLRFNDEKQDHGYIDRLNISVKDGKLRLIDQASIERYVGRVVQGEVGHGAAEEYYKIQSIICRTYATRNLERHALDGFDLCDNEHCQVFSGLKKTSDEVVKATSATSGLVMVDPENNLILSAFHANCGGQTANSEDVWKESRSYLTAVNDTFCLKSRSAVWDRSMPLGELLAQLGFATDTAGLDGWKFGQHDRKKFFTLRNDSIETAQMRRLLQLRSTFFDLTVKDGKAELSGRGYGHGVGLCQQGAMKMAESGYTYSQILGYYYKGVSLIPFTSLRP, from the coding sequence ATGGTCAAGGTGAAGAAAGCTGTAGTTCATGAACAGGAAACAACAGTCCGTCATTTGATGATCTCTTGTTGGAAGAGATGCTTACTCCTTTCCTTTTCCACATTCGTTCTATTTTCAAACTCCGCGCAAGCGCAAGAGATCACCATCGGGCTGATGCCCCGAAAGGCCATTTCTTCGGTGCTTTTCTCACCAAGCAGCGGAACGTATGTGCTGCTGAATGAGAACGCGGACACGCTTTATCGTTTCCGTTCGGATGATGCCATGTCGGTTTCCGTTTTGGGTGACCGACTGCTGGTGAAAAGCCCTTACGGACTGAACGACACAGTTGTGAAACTTTCTGTGGTTGGCAGCGGCATTTCACCGAGTTTCCGCCTCCGTTTCAATGACGAGAAACAGGACCATGGCTACATTGACCGCCTCAACATTTCTGTGAAGGATGGAAAATTACGGTTAATCGATCAGGCAAGTATTGAACGCTACGTTGGTCGCGTGGTGCAAGGAGAGGTCGGACATGGCGCGGCCGAGGAATACTACAAGATACAGAGCATTATTTGCCGCACGTATGCCACACGCAACTTGGAGCGCCATGCATTGGACGGCTTCGACCTGTGCGACAACGAGCATTGCCAGGTTTTTTCGGGATTGAAAAAGACTTCGGATGAGGTGGTGAAAGCCACTTCCGCTACCAGCGGATTGGTGATGGTGGATCCCGAGAACAACCTCATTCTGAGTGCCTTCCATGCCAACTGTGGTGGCCAAACGGCCAATTCGGAGGATGTTTGGAAAGAATCACGGTCTTACCTCACAGCGGTCAATGATACATTCTGTCTCAAAAGTCGTAGCGCGGTTTGGGACAGATCGATGCCTTTGGGAGAACTGTTGGCGCAACTCGGTTTTGCCACCGACACGGCTGGACTTGACGGCTGGAAATTCGGGCAGCACGACCGCAAGAAGTTCTTCACGCTGCGGAACGATTCCATCGAAACAGCACAGATGCGAAGGCTGCTTCAACTTCGTTCCACGTTCTTCGACCTGACGGTGAAAGACGGAAAGGCCGAATTGAGCGGGCGCGGTTACGGTCACGGAGTTGGGCTTTGCCAGCAGGGCGCCATGAAAATGGCCGAAAGTGGTTACACCTACAGCCAGATTCTCGGTTACTACTACAAAGGGGTGAGTTTGATTCCGTTTACTTCGTTGAGGCCGTAA
- a CDS encoding ATP-dependent Clp protease adaptor ClpS, with protein MNIDPLFTLDLEVEFQQELEELVQAPKTLVIHNDDFNTFDFVIETLIEVCRHEPLQAEQCTFIIHYSGKCGVKTDMFSKLQPMWAEMINRGLTATIEDIPKMAK; from the coding sequence ATGAATATTGATCCGCTATTTACGTTAGACCTTGAGGTCGAATTTCAGCAGGAACTCGAGGAGTTGGTGCAGGCACCAAAGACGCTTGTCATCCACAATGACGACTTCAATACATTCGATTTTGTCATTGAAACATTGATAGAGGTCTGTCGCCATGAGCCTTTGCAGGCTGAGCAATGCACGTTCATCATTCACTACAGTGGAAAGTGCGGTGTGAAAACTGACATGTTCAGCAAATTGCAGCCCATGTGGGCAGAGATGATCAACCGAGGATTGACCGCCACGATCGAGGACATTCCCAAGATGGCGAAGTGA